One stretch of Miscanthus floridulus cultivar M001 chromosome 18, ASM1932011v1, whole genome shotgun sequence DNA includes these proteins:
- the LOC136523164 gene encoding LRR receptor-like serine/threonine-protein kinase ER1, which yields MKTEAPGKILKNNQVIGAIPSTLSQLPDLKILDFAQNNLTREIQRLIYFKEVLQYLTEYFNFYDEVCGSFDNMGLQ from the exons ATGAAAACTGAAGCTCCTGGAAA GATATTGAAGAACAACCAGGTGATTGGTGCGATCCCATCAACATTGTCACAACTCCCAGATTTGAAGATTTT GGACTTTGCACAAAACAATCTGACTAGGGAgatacaaaggcttatttattttaAGGAGGTTCTTCAATACTT AACTGAATACTTCAATTTCTATGATGAAGTTTGTGGAAGTTTTGACAACATGGGGCTACAATAG
- the LOC136522700 gene encoding uncharacterized protein: MADVLVDSQRRVLISGYGYGLPPQPAESLLLGRLDQIDLRLRQLEEQQQRRPSHAEHGAPTPARRAPEAQHQHTKSMPAALQHVQVRGDLMDRLNLLESRIRQVSCELGLDGGGGGVAGKAVHHQFGLGLGLGSSSSVPPVEDPTTWSDSVPVAVVDPAFGGGKVQSKPAAAAGGSWSAVEILQRGARQLHRSTSSISSISKPNPPIKVNKLKETKSACEKEKRKAERSKSLTKAERNKSLTSRLWLMVGCKH, encoded by the exons ATGGCGGACGTGCTGGTGGACTCCCAGCGCCGCGTCCTCATCAGCGGATACGGGTACGGCCTCCCCCCGCAGCCTGCAGAGAGCCTGCTGCTCGGCCGCCTCGACCAGATCGACCTCCGG CTGCGGCagctggaggagcagcagcagcgccgcccgTCGCACGCCGAGCACGGCGCGCCCACCCCGGCCCGCCGCGCGCCGGAGGCGCAGCACCAGCACACCAAGTCTATGCCGGCGGCGCTGCAGCACGTGCAGGTGCGGGGCGACCTCATGGACCGCCTCAACCTGCTGGAGTCCCGCATCAGGCAGGTCAGCTGCGAGCTGGgcttggacggcggcggcggcggcgtcgccggCAAGGCCGTCCATCACCAGTTcgggctggggctggggctgggATCCTCCTCGTCCGTGCCGCCAGTCGAGGATCCCACCACGTGGTCCGACTCCGtgccggtggcggtggtggaccCAGCTTTCGGCGGCGGCAAGGTGCAGAGCAagcccgcggcggcggccggcgggagCTGGAGCGCCGTGGAGATCCTGCAGCGGGGCGCGCGCCAGCTCCACCGCAGCACCAGCAGCATTAGCAGCATCAGCAAGCCCAACCCACCCATCAAG GTGAACAAACTGAAAGAAACGAAATCCGCGtgcgagaaggagaagaggaaggcGGAGCGCAGCAAGTCTCTGACGAAGGCGGAGCGAAACAAGTCCCTGACGAGCAGGCTGTGGCTCATGGTTGGATGTAAGCATTAG
- the LOC136520428 gene encoding BAG family molecular chaperone regulator 1-like, with translation MLGASPKSRKGAPVKLGSTKEAPAAVAVATGGGNGGKVPAEEVWEVRPGGMLVQKRGGGGGAGDDEPSPNVKPVPTIRVKVKHAGVTHEIYISSEASFGELKKLVAAKTGLHPDDQKVLYKDKERDSKAFLDMAGVKDRSKVVVVEDPEARARRLIEERRNGHLEKAARAVAAVTAGVDKLAPKVAALDASVRKGEKVAENDVVQVTELLMNELLKLDAVVADGDVKAQRRMQVKRVQKYVETLDAVAVKNAVIIRKSSEKAAPKPAPPPQQQQPRHQHHQQQQQQGPTRWEMFDLLSSLPSTSSASSTTTVSSTASSGAPPTNRLDWML, from the exons ATGCTGGGAGCGAGCCCCAAGAGCAGGAAGGGCGCGCCGGTGAAGCTGGGGTCGACGAAGGAggcgccggcggcggtggcggtcgcCACCGGTGGAGGGAACGGCGGAAAGGTGCCGGCGGAGGAGGTGTGGGAGGTGCGGCCCGGCGGGATGCTGGTGCAGAAGAGGGGCGGCGGGGGCGGGGCGGGCGACGACGAGCCGTCGCCCAACGTGAAGCCGGTGCCCACCATCCGGGTCAAGGTCAAGCACGCCGGCGTCACGCACGAGATCTACATCAGCTCCGAGGCCTCCTTCG GGGAGCTGAAGAAGCTGGTGGCCGCCAAGACGGGGCTGCACCCGGACGACCAGAAGGTGCTGTACAAGGACAAGGAGCGCGACTCCAAGGCGTTCCTGGACATGGCCGGCGTCAAGGACCGCTCCAAGGTCGTCGTCGTGGAGGACCCCGAGGCCCGCGCGCGCCGCCTCATCGAGGAGCGCCGCAACGGACACCTCGAGAAGGCCGCCAGGGCCGTCGCCGCCGTCACCGCCGGGGTCGACAAGCTCGCCCCCAAG GTGGCGGCGCTGGACGCGTCGGTGCGCAAGGGGGAGAAGGTCGCGGAGAACGACGTGGTGCAGGTGACGGAGCTGCTCATGAACGAGCTGCTCAAGCTCGACGCCGTGGTCGCCGACGGCGACGTCAAGGCGCAGAGGCGGATGCAG gTGAAGCGCGTCCAGAAGTACGTGGAGACGCTGGACGCGGTGGCGGTCAAGAACGCCGTCATCATCCGCAAGTCCAGCGAGAAGGCCGCCCCCAAGCCGGCGccaccgccgcagcagcagcaaccgaggcaccagcaccaccagcagcagcagcagcaggggccGACGCGGTGGGAGATGTTCGACCTGCTGTCGTCGCTGCCGTCCACGTCCTCGGCCTCGTCAACGACCACCGTCAGCTCCACGGCGTCCTCTGGCGCGCCGCCGACGAACCGCCTGGACTGGATGCTCTGA